One window of the Pyrus communis chromosome 17, drPyrComm1.1, whole genome shotgun sequence genome contains the following:
- the LOC137723400 gene encoding suppressor protein SRP40, translated as MCSSMAETEPESNYTKHQKLVQEQQNHEKPCKFYNHFLYKIALVLVFLVILPLFPSQAPEFFNRSVVTRSWELLHLLLVGIAVSYGLFSKRNEKIDEDNSNNNHTKFDNAHSYVSRFLQVSSVFDDETEPSPGSDGNKVQTWSSQYYRNEPVVIVAQEHSAVDEQRGTASPIVEKPLLLPVRSLKQRVPENPDGIESVKESSGDSGSLSRSNSRSGSRRFSSKSNKARGGEFGGLDYLELEEKLKESIVLPSPIPWRSRSGRLDVKEEVDNSTPMEESEFSRREAWSSRSQGSRSSRSNSISSSPKLSPSPSISSPNKSSPLMSLSSSESQTKNAEDLGRKKSLYKSSPPPPPPPPPMFYKSSSVRPIRDGVSYEKELRRSFSSETNNVNRSNGEFVMGRVNSGTETKRRSYVDGSSMGGPVRTTRAGESVAGPWKVMEKSSKEVETSLVEKAARKRVGYDETSFRAEKMGHESIHSMPNSASFDEFSEEQKEYFHNKVVMESDEETESEDESFEESLIRKDIGETPKPTPNSYVSVSGSVSDEGPDVDKKADEFIAKFREQIRLQRIDSIKRSSAQISRNLSK; from the coding sequence atGTGTTCTTCAATGGCAGAGACTGAACCAGAGTCTAATTACACCAAACACCAAAAGTTGGTTCAAGAACAACAAAACCATGAAAAGCCATGTAAGTTTTACAATCATTTTCTTTACAAAATTGCTCTAGTTTTAGTTTTCCTTGTTATTCTCCCACTTTTTCCATCACAAGCTCCTGAGTTCTTCAACCGAAGTGTAGTCACCAGAAGCTGGGAGCTTCTGCACCTTCTCCTTGTTGGCATAGCAGTCTCTTATGGCCTTTTTAGCAAACGAAATGAGAAAATAGATGAGgacaacagcaacaacaatcaCACAAAATTTGATAATGCTCATTCATATGTCTCTAGATTTCTTCAGGTGTCCTCAGTTTTTGATGATGAGACTGAACCCTCACCTGGTTCTGATGGGAACAAGGTCCAAACATGGAGCAGTCAGTATTATCGTAACGAGCCGGTGGTGATTGTGGCTCAGGAGCACTCTGCTGTTGATGAACAGAGAGGTACCGCTTCACCAATCGTTGAAAAACCATTGCTTTTGCCGGTTAGGAGCTTGAAACAACGTGTTCCCGAAAACCCGGATGGCATAGAGTCTGTTAAAGAGTCTAGTGGGGATTCTGGCTCATTAAGCAGGTCTAATTCAAGGTCAGGTTCAAGAAGGTTTTCAAGCAAATCGAATAAGGCTAGAGGTGGTGAATTTGGAGGGTTGGATTATCTAGAATTGGAggagaaattgaaggaaagtaTTGTGCTTCCTTCTCCAATTCCATGGAGATCAAGATCAGGAAGGTTGGATGTGAAGGAAGAAGTTGACAATAGTACTCCAATGGAGGAATCTGAGTTTAGCCGCCGAGAGGCGTGGAGTTCGAGGTCTCAGGGTTCTCGTTCTTCTCGATCGAATTCCATTTCTTCGTCCCCAAAACTGTCTCCTTCGCCATCAATTTCATCTCCAAACAAGTCTTCTCCTTTAATGTCATTGTCATCATCGGAATCTCAAACGAAGAATGCAGAGGATTTGGGGAGGAAGAAGAGCTTGTACAAGTCTTCTCCTCCCCCACCTCCACCGCCCCCACCAATGTTTTACAAGTCATCATCAGTGAGGCCGATTAGAGATGGGGTTTCGTATGAGAAGGAATTGAGGAGAAGTTTCAGTAGTGAAACAAACAACGTGAACAGGAGCAACGGAGAATTTGTGATGGGCAGAGTGAATTCAGGGACCGAAACCAAGCGAAGAAGCTACGTTGATGGTTCATCAATGGGGGGGCCAGTCAGAACAACCAGAGCTGGTGAGAGCGTGGCAGGGCCTTGGAAGGTAATGGAGAAAAGCTCTAAGGAAGTTGAAACAAGCTTGGTGGAGAAAGCAGCACGAAAGAGAGTAGGGTATGATGAAACTTCTTTCAGGGCTGAGAAAATGGGACATGAAAGCATCCACAGCATGCCTAATTCAGCTTCTTTCGATGAATTTTCTGAGGAACAGAAGGAATATTTTCACAACAAGGTAGTGATGGAATCGGATGAAGAAACCGAAAGTGAAGATGAGAGCTTTGAAGAAAGTTTGATCCGAAAAGACATTGGGGAGACGCCAAAGCCAACTCCAAACAGTTATGTGTCTGTTTCAGGCAGTGTGAGTGATGAAGGGCCTGATGTGGATAAGAAGGCCGATGAATTCATAGCGAAATTCAGGGAGCAGATTAGGCTTCAGAGAATAGATTCGATCAAGCGATCGAGTGCTCAAATTAGTAGAAACTTGTCAAAGTAA
- the LOC137723567 gene encoding pentatricopeptide repeat-containing protein At5g47360-like produces MMNLSSIHRFSSSSVGLKNHTLSILNFSTAAAAETVYNHLQKNGGNVEEILASVQVKLDSKYVSQVLQRCYGSRSQMGLRFFIWAGLQSTYRHSYFMYSKACELCEIRIKPTVIFDVLEAYRVEGCSVNLKTFKVVFNLCKEAKLADEALRVLRKMPEFGLHPDTTVYNVVIRLFCDNGDMDVAESLVKEMRLVDLYPDLITYMVLIKGFCNVGRLDNACGLFKVMKEHGCLPNAVVYSALLDGFCRCDNMERALELLKEMEKEGGDCSPNVVTYTSVIQKLCDKGRSTNALVILDRMEACGCAPSRVTVSSLIKGLCVEDRVEEACKLIGRVVAGRSVTYSDCYSSLVVSLARGGKSEETEKVFRMMVDGRVKPNSLASSIILKKLCLEGRVVEALCLFDELEKMQCLSSIDSDAYSILLVGLCQQKHLVEAAKLARAMLNKGIKLKAPYVDTITEILKKSGDEELIKNLTRIAS; encoded by the coding sequence ATGATGAACCTTTCTTCAATACATCGGTTCTCCTCCTCCTCAGTCGGCCTGAAAAATCACACATTATCAATCCTGAACTTCTCTACGGCGGCGGCGGCCGAAACAGTGTACAATCACCTGCAGAAAAATGGTGGCAACGTAGAGGAAATCCTTGCCTCGGTTCAGGTGAAATTGGACTCCAAATATGTAAGTCAGGTTTTACAGAGATGCTATGGTAGCCGTTCCCAAATGGGTCTTAGGTTTTTCATATGGGCAGGTCTTCAATCCACTTATAGGCACAGCTATTTTATGTATAGCAAAGCTTGTGAATTGTGTGAGATTAGGATAAAACCGACTGTGATTTTCGATGTTTTGGAGGCTTATAGAGTTGAAGGGTGCTCTGTTAATCTGAAGACGTTTAAGGTTGTTTTTAATTTGTGTAAAGAAGCTAAGCTTGCTGATGAAGCTTTAAGGGTATTAAGGAAAATGCCGGAATTTGGTTTGCATCCGGATACTACGGTGTATAATGTCGTTATAAGATTGTTTTGTGATAATGGTGATATGGATGTGGCTGAAAGTTTGGTGAAGGAGATGCGGTTGGTGGATCTTTATCCCGATTTGATCACGTACATGGTACTGATCAAAGGGTTTTGTAATGTGGGTCGGTTAGATAATGCTTGTGGCTTGTTTAAGGTTATGAAGGAACATGGTTGTTTGCCGAATGCTGTGGTGTACTCGGCACTTCTTGATGGATTTTGTAGGTGTGATAATATGGAGAGAGCCTTGGAGTTATTGAAGGAAATGGAGAAGGAAGGTGGGGATTGTAGTCCTAATGTAGTAACATATACATCTGTGATTCAAAAGCTTTGTGACAAGGGACGGTCCACTAATGCCTTGGTTATTTTGGACCGAATGGAAGCTTGTGGATGTGCCCCAAGTCGCGTTACAGTTAGTTCTCTGATTAAGGGTTTGTGTGTCGAGGATCGAGTTGAAGAGGCTTGTAAGTTGATTGGTAGAGTTGTTGCTGGACGTAGTGTCACATATAGTGATTGCTATAGCTCTCTTGTTGTGTCATTGGCAAGAGGTGGGAAAAGTGAGGAGACAGAGAAGGTCTTTAGGATGATGGTTGATGGCAGGGTCAAACCAAATAGTTTGGCCTCTAGCATTATTTTGAAAAAACTTTGTTTGGAGGGTCGGGTGGTAGAAGCGTTGTGCTTGTTTGATGAACTTGAGAAAATGCAATGCTTGTCTTCCATCGACTCTGATGCGTATTCTATCCTCTTAGTGGGGCTTTGTCAACAAAAGCATTTAGTGGAGGCTGCAAAGCTGGCAAGAGCAATGCTCAATAAAGGAATTAAACTGAAAGCTCCTTATGTTGACACAATAACTGAGATATTGAAGAAATCCGGAGATGAGGAGTTAATTAAGAATTTGACGAGAATTGCAAGCTGA
- the LOC137722901 gene encoding phosphatidylglycerophosphate phosphatase PTPMT1-like gives MYIEELKGGGVGSGEEGNLSPGNRDFDCRGITPLDAKRVLIGAGARALFYPTLLYNVIRNKLQAEFRWWDKVDEFVLLGAVPFPTDVPRLREVGVGGVITLNEPYETLVPTSLYHSHGINHLVIPTRDYCFAPSLSDACRAVDFIHENALSGRTTYVHCKAGRGRSTTIVICYLVHHKQMTPESAYEYLKLIRPRVLLASAQWQAVQEYYYLMVKKAFVYSRMPDLMVKPLQSASSHNLVAFDEGSMVVVTESDLEGYDANFQSGAVGSEIWADLSVVYRVRVAGQAALARISCMWLRCGAHQKISGENMGRDSSCSMRADRLGGISVDIQVY, from the exons ATGTATATTGAGGAGTTGAAAGGAGGGGGAGTTGGAAGTGGGGAAGAAGGGAATTTGTCCCCTGGAAATAGAGATTTTGACTGCAGGGGCATCACACCGTTGGATGCGAAGCGGGTTTTGATCGGTGCAGGAGCTCGTGCCCTGTTTTACCCGACTCTGCTTTACAATGTCATTAGGAATAAGCTGCAGGCTGAGTTTCGGTGGTGGGATAAGGTTGATGAG tttgtaTTGTTAGGTGCAGTTCCATTCCCTACTGACGTGCCTCGCTTAAGGGAGGTTGGAGTCGGTGGAGTCATCACACTTAATGAGCCATACGAGACTTTGGTTCCAACATCTCTTTACCAT TCTCACGGCATTAACCATCTGGTGATTCCTACAAGAGATTACTGCTTTGCACCATCACTCAGCGACGCATGTCGTGCTGTAGACTTCATTCATG AGAATGCATTAAGTGGACGGACAACTTATGTTCACTGTAAAGCTGGACGGGGGCGTAGCACAACCATTGTTATCTGTTACCTG gtcCATCACAAACAGATGACACCTGAATCTGCTTATGAATATCTAAAGTTGATTCGGCCAAGGGTGCTTTTAGCCTCTGCTCAGTGGCAG GCTGTCCAGGAGTACTACTATTTAATGGTGAAGAAAGCTTTTGTTTACAGCCGCATGCCAGATCTGATGGTGAAACCGCTTCAGTCTGCTTCTTCGCACAATCTAGTTGCATTTGATGAAGGCTCTATGGTAGTAGTAACAGAATCAGATCTTGAAGGATATGATGCGAATTTCCAGTCTGGCGCTGTGGGAAGTGAGATTTGGGCAGACTTGAGTGTGGTTTATCGGGTGCGAGTAGCTGGTCAGGCAGCTCTTGCAAGAATCTCATGTATGTGGCTCCGCTGCGGTGCCCACCAGAAGATCTCAGGAGAGAATATGGGCAGGGACAGCAGCTGCTCGATGAGGGCTGATCGTCTGGGCGGCATTAGTGTGGATATACAAGTCTACTGA